The following are encoded together in the Leucoraja erinacea ecotype New England chromosome 13, Leri_hhj_1, whole genome shotgun sequence genome:
- the LOC129702909 gene encoding type 2 lactosamine alpha-2,3-sialyltransferase-like isoform X1 yields MKRRRYLKLSVVLLVILGSTYYLINEKIQFRSGVYGRNFALLLPFAGVKKTEDVEATKSESKNPFLCSSDIGHKSWPANALAKPETLPFGTLSTERYFKTILENLETCDLPHQLKNLSCLRCIVIGNGAVLRNRNLGKKINSYDIVIRLNNGPVIGYENDVGNKTTFRLCYPESVFIDRSSRDDNTTMVFVPFKTVDLRWLKEVLLKKRVSLRGFWKKPPLELIYKKAQVRVLNPSVVQKAAFELLHLPKVVAWPKPPQYPTTGIIALSMALTMCDEVHVAGFKYDAKNRNGTLHYYGNETMATMEKTQYHNITAEQMLLNKLKLSNRIFDLTGSY; encoded by the exons TGGTGTTTACGGTAGGAATTTCGCCTTGCTTCTGCCGTTTGCTGGAGTGAAGAAGACAGAGGATGTTGAAGCAAC taaATCTGAAAGCAAGAACCCATTTTTGTGTTCTTCAGACATCGGACACAAAAGTTGGCCAGCAAATGCGTTGGCCAAGCCAGAAACCCTGCCGTTTGGGACATTGAGCACAG AAAGATATTTCAAAACAATTCTTGAAAATTTGGAGACCTGTGATCTTCCACATCAGTTGAAGAA CTTATCTTGTCTGCGTTGTATTGTCATTGGCAATGGGGCAGTACTTCGAAATAGGAacttggggaaaaaaatcaactcCTACGATATTGTCATCAG ATTAAACAATGGCCCTGTGATTGGATACGAAAATGATGTTGGGAATAAAACAACATTTCGATTGTGTTACCCAGAATCTGTTTTTATCGATCGTAGCTCGCGTGATGACAACACTACAATGGTTTTTGTTCCTTTTAAGACTGTGGATTTGCGATGGTTAAAAGAAGTGCTCTTAAagaagagagtg TCCTTGCGAGGCTTCTGGAAGAAACCACCATTGGAACTTATTTACAAGAAAGCTCAAGTTAGGGTTCTAAACCCTTCTGTTGTTCAGAAAGCAGCTTTTGAGTTGCTGCATCTTCCGAAAGTTGTTGCATGGCCAAAG CCTCCTCAATATCCAACAACTGGGATCATTGCATTATCGATGGCACTTACCATGTGTGATGAAGTTCATGTAGCTGGCTTCAAGTATGATGCTAAGAATCGTAATGGCACTTTACATTATTACGGCAATGAAACCATGGCAACCATGGAAAAA ACGCAGTATCATAACATTACTGCTGAACAAATGCTTCTGAACAAGTTGAAATTATCAAATAGAatttttgatttgactggatctTATTGA
- the LOC129702909 gene encoding type 2 lactosamine alpha-2,3-sialyltransferase-like isoform X2 has translation MKRRRYLKLSVVLLVILGSTYYLINEKIQFRSKSESKNPFLCSSDIGHKSWPANALAKPETLPFGTLSTERYFKTILENLETCDLPHQLKNLSCLRCIVIGNGAVLRNRNLGKKINSYDIVIRLNNGPVIGYENDVGNKTTFRLCYPESVFIDRSSRDDNTTMVFVPFKTVDLRWLKEVLLKKRVSLRGFWKKPPLELIYKKAQVRVLNPSVVQKAAFELLHLPKVVAWPKPPQYPTTGIIALSMALTMCDEVHVAGFKYDAKNRNGTLHYYGNETMATMEKTQYHNITAEQMLLNKLKLSNRIFDLTGSY, from the exons taaATCTGAAAGCAAGAACCCATTTTTGTGTTCTTCAGACATCGGACACAAAAGTTGGCCAGCAAATGCGTTGGCCAAGCCAGAAACCCTGCCGTTTGGGACATTGAGCACAG AAAGATATTTCAAAACAATTCTTGAAAATTTGGAGACCTGTGATCTTCCACATCAGTTGAAGAA CTTATCTTGTCTGCGTTGTATTGTCATTGGCAATGGGGCAGTACTTCGAAATAGGAacttggggaaaaaaatcaactcCTACGATATTGTCATCAG ATTAAACAATGGCCCTGTGATTGGATACGAAAATGATGTTGGGAATAAAACAACATTTCGATTGTGTTACCCAGAATCTGTTTTTATCGATCGTAGCTCGCGTGATGACAACACTACAATGGTTTTTGTTCCTTTTAAGACTGTGGATTTGCGATGGTTAAAAGAAGTGCTCTTAAagaagagagtg TCCTTGCGAGGCTTCTGGAAGAAACCACCATTGGAACTTATTTACAAGAAAGCTCAAGTTAGGGTTCTAAACCCTTCTGTTGTTCAGAAAGCAGCTTTTGAGTTGCTGCATCTTCCGAAAGTTGTTGCATGGCCAAAG CCTCCTCAATATCCAACAACTGGGATCATTGCATTATCGATGGCACTTACCATGTGTGATGAAGTTCATGTAGCTGGCTTCAAGTATGATGCTAAGAATCGTAATGGCACTTTACATTATTACGGCAATGAAACCATGGCAACCATGGAAAAA ACGCAGTATCATAACATTACTGCTGAACAAATGCTTCTGAACAAGTTGAAATTATCAAATAGAatttttgatttgactggatctTATTGA
- the col8a1a gene encoding LOW QUALITY PROTEIN: collagen, type VIII, alpha 1a (The sequence of the model RefSeq protein was modified relative to this genomic sequence to represent the inferred CDS: deleted 1 base in 1 codon) encodes MAVPFLSIQFLTMTVHLFVAGTVHGGGYYPMKQGPQQMPQMQLQVPHMVRVGKEGPHMQHRGKEVPHFPVYGKDHPYSSHYGKDIPQMHVFGKNVMPQKEPKELIPTYPSAMKGEKGPDGEPGARGPMGPPGPPGIPGRGIQGPAGTPGHPGQPGLPSVGKPGMPGIAGKPGRMGLPGHKGDMGPKGDYGSMGPPGPQGARGPSGLPGLGKPGRSGLPGKQGTRGEPGQRGMPGMPGPIGSKGQQGIGVPGLPGLKGPPGLPGQPGQAGLPGISKSGLNGLPGAPGGPGKTGFPGEPGPQGFPGQQGIQGPPGKPGVGKPGLDGIPGQHGFPGGKGDKGLPGIPGPPGMPGVAKPGFPGLKGERGHNGPPGTQGPKGEPGPVGAPGIPGQPGEMGLPGLPGQIGPQGGLGFPGLKGEHGPPGPQGPQGLKGEIGLQGMPGASGYPGEDGQPGQRGMPGPIGPKGGQGHVGPTGLPGLLGAPGLKGEPGFHGEKGNQGPAGIPGIAGPGGPIGPPGPSGPKGDRGMPGPPGLPGIGKPGVPGLVGPTGKPGPEGHYGITGPPGIPGPPGPPGPPSVQPEIQQFQLPEMGPGIDGVMTPQGYIGQPSKKGKPMGLKLEMPAFTAKLTIPFPPVGSPVKFDKILYNGRQSYNPQTGVFTCEIPGIYYFSYHIHCKGANVWVALYKNNEPQMYTYDEYKKGILDQASGSSVLELMHGDRVWIQLPSEQAAGLYSGPYVHSSFAGFLLYPM; translated from the exons ATGGCTGTGCCTTTCCTCTCCATCCAGTTTCTGACAATGACTGTCCATTTGTTTGTTGCTGGAACCGTTCATGGAGGTGGTTACTATCCGATGAAGCAGGGTCCACAGCAGATGCCACAAATGCAGCTCCAAGTCCCACACATGGTACGAGTTGGCAAAGAAGGACCTCATATGCAACACAGGGGCAAGGAGGTGCCACACTTTCCAGTTTATGGAAAGGACCATCCATATAGCTCTCACTATGGGAAAGACATTCCACAAATGCATGTATTTGGGAAAAATGTGATGCCTCAAAAGGAACCAAAAG AACTGATACCAACATATCCGAGTGCAATGAAAGGTGAGAAAGGTCCAGACGGAGAGCCTGGCGCAAGAGGGCCAATGGGGCCACCTGGGCCTCCAGGAATACCAGGTCGGGGGATTCAAGGACCAGCAGGAACACCAGGTCATCCAGGCCAACCAGGTCTTCCAAGTGTTGGGAAGCCTGGGATGCCAGGAATAGCAGGTAAACCAGGAAGAATGGGGTTGCCAGGCCACAAGGGTGACATGGGACCAAAGGGAGATTATGGGTCCATGGGACCACCAGGACCACAAGGGGCACGAGGTCCTTCAGGTCTTCCTGGATTAGGAAAGCCAGGCAGATCAGGATTA CCGGGAAAACAAGGAACACGAGGAGAGCCTGGACAGAGAGGAATGCCAGGAATGCCAGGACCAATAGGATCCAAGGGGCAACAAGGAATTGGTGTGCCTGGTTTACCAGGATTGAAGGGCCCACCAGGATTACCTGGGCAGCCAGGTCAAGCAGGACTGCCTGGTATTTCAAAGTCGGGTTTAAATGGTCTCCCAGGGGCTCCAGGAGGACCCGGAAAAACAGGATTCCCAGGTGAGCCAGGACCTCAAGGTTTTCCAGGACAACAGGGCATTCAAGGACCACCTGGAAAGCCAGGTGTGGGGAAGCCAGGTTTAGATGGAATTCCTGGTCAACATGGATTCCCTGGGGGTAAAGGTGATAAAGGGCTCCCGGGCATACCAGGGCCTCCGGGAATGCCAGGAGTAGCAAAACCAGGGTTTCCTGGGCTAAAGGGTGAACGTGGTCACAATGGACCTCCAGGAACACAGGGACCAAAAGGGGAACCTGGACCTGTTGGTGCCCCTGGAATTCCTGGTCAACCAGGTGAAATGGGATTACCTGGACTTCCAGGACAAATTGGACCACAAGGTGGTTTGGGTTTCCCAGGACTGAAGGGAGAACATGGGCCACCTGGCCCTCAAGGTCCTCAAGGCCTGAAAGGGGAAATTGGTCTCCAGGGAATGCCAGGTGCATCAGGATATCCTGGTGAAGACGGACAACCAGGGCAAAGGGGTATGCCTGGACCAATTGGACCAAAAGGAGGGCAAGGACATGTTGGTCCAACTGGTTTACCTGGATTGCTAGGAGCACCAGGATTAAAAGGAGAACCTGGGTTCCATGGGGAGAAAGGTAACCAAGGTCCTGCTGGAATACCTGGGATTGCTGGTCCAGGAGGTCCAATAGGTCCTCCAGGCCCATCGGGACCAAAAGGAGATAGAGGAATGCCAGGACCTCCTGGGTTACCTGGAATAGGAAAACCCGGAGTTCCAGGGCTTGTAGGACCAACAGGAAAGCCTGGCCCAGAAGGTCATTATGGAATAACAGGGCCACCGGGCATTCCCGGACCACCTGGCCCTCCAGGCCCACCATCTGTTCAACCAGAAATTCAACAGTTTCAACTTCCAGAGATGGGTCCAGGAATCGACGGTGTAATGACACCACAAGGATACATTGGTCAACCGAGTAAAAAAGGGAAACCCATGGGACTTAAGCTAGAGATGCCTGCGTTCACAGCCAAACTTACAATACCTTTTCCACCAGTGGGATCTCCTGTCAAGTTTGATAAAATCCTGTACAACGGCAGACAAAGTTACAATCCACAAACTGGTGTTTTTACGTGTGAAATACCAGGAATTTATTACTTTTCATATCACATTCATTGTAAAGGTGCTAACGTATGGGTggcattatataaaaataatgagCCACAAATGTATACTTACGACGAATACAAGAAAGGGATTCTCGATCAGGCTTCTGGAAGCTCAGTTCTCGAACTAATGCATGGAGACAGAGTCTGGATCCAACTCCCATCTGAACAAGCAGCAGGACTTTATTCCGGCCCATATGTGCATTCCTCTTTCGCTGGATTTTTACTGTATCCaatgtaa